Part of the Elusimicrobiota bacterium genome is shown below.
GAAGCGATTGGAGCGCTGTCAACGTAAATTTTATAAGTGGAATCGGTGTTGTTTCCGTTGTGAGTCCAGTTGACGGTCACCGCTCCGGTGGACAAATCGCCAACAGTGAAATCAATCAGATCCGGGGGATTCGCAAAGGTGTAGCCATTGGTCGGGGCAGAAAATAAGGTTTGGCGACCCGCGTGGTCTGTGATGTACGCCCGGGCCTTGTATAAAGCCCCGGCTTGAAGTCCCCCCAACGTGGCAAACACGTTAGAAGTGGTCGAAGACGCCTGAACGTTTAAAAAGCTGACGTCGGTCGATAAGAAACATTCATAGGTATACAAACTGCCAACGGGGTTTTGTGCCCCTGTGAGGAAAAGAGCGGTTTGGAATGTCAACGTATCGGTGGACGCGCTATTAAAAGAAATTTGCGGCCTTCGCGCCCAAGTCACGGTTGATTGCACGGAAATATTCCCGTCGCCCCAACCACCGATGCCCTTGGTAATCAAGGTGAACACGTAGGTGGTGTTGGGTTGCAGGCCTTGAGTTTCAAAAGTGAAATTAGCGTCCTGAAAAACCGCGGGGCCAAGTTTATTCAAGAGGGGCGTTCCGATGGTTCCCTGCCACGCTTCGTATTGGGTCGGAGCCGCGTTGTGCACACCGGGGCGCAAAGAATCGTCGCCGGTCCACCCGACCTGCACGTTGCCGGTGGACACAACGATAAACTGGAGATTTTGTGGCGGGATGGGTTTGGTCACCGTGGAGGCGAAGACAGAGGCGCTGAGCTGGTTCCTTCCTGCATCAGCGTCCAGGACTTCCACTTTGGCGTAATACGTGTTGTTCGAAATGAGGGGTTGGAAGTTGTTGGTGGAGAAGAGCACTTCATAAACGCCCGGGCCCACAATCGCGGTGGAAGCGTTCAATGCGAAATCGGATGCGCTCGAAAGAACGACTTTAAACTGGGTATTCGCCGGCGTGTTGTTTCCGAGCCCCCATGTGAATTTGACCCGGCTTTCCGAATCCGTGGGCGTCAAGGTCGCCGGTTTGAAGGACACCGGGGGCACCGGGTCCGGTCGTGTGATGATGGTCGGGCCGGGGTTCGTCGTCGGTGATACCCAGCCCACGTGGTTAATGGCGGTGACCCTCGAATAGTACGTCGTGTTGCCGATCAAACTGCCGAGCGAGGTGGATTTGGAATCGTCGCTTGCAAGAAATGTCAGAACCGTAAAGGTTGAGACACCGCTGGCAAAGCTCGGCGTGGTCGCAAGCTCAATTTTATACGAGTGATTGTCCGGAACTCCCGTTTCGGAAACGTCGTAAGTCGCGCTCGCGATAAACACATTGCTTGACGCCACGGCGACGGACGGGAACGACACTCCCGTCATGGCCGAGGAAACCGGTGTAGTTCCGATGACCAGGGCTCCCGAAAAGTTGTAGGTAATTACACGGAAGTAGTAGGTCGTGTTCTCGGTTAAGGACGAGAAAAGCTGGGACGAGATAAAGTTTTTGGGGCCTGGGGTGAAGGACCCGAAATCAGAGGTCAAGGAGTACTGGGCCTGATATTTGTTGTCAACGTCTCCGGTCCAAGACAACGAAATGCTCGTCGGAGTAATATTGGAGGCGACGATGGGATCCAACACGGCGGATCCGTTCGTGAAGTCGTAGTTGTAAACACTGCTATAAGGCGACCAATTGCTGACGGCCGGATTTCGGGCCTGGACACGAATGTATTGCGTCAGGAGCCTGTTTCGAACATCG
Proteins encoded:
- a CDS encoding fibronectin type III domain-containing protein; amino-acid sequence: MRLILPLRTEPNTFEGVGGGGGAVVLEGADSDELTGAMETIAPVLPYQDSGTDRHQSGQHTALYFPQSPVGFSVSNVSSFSLTANWVAPAGGVHYNEDVSAYQIRFSSTVASMSSFVDFGNATSHGILTNFFAPGNVHPPEPLNGLEYDSQYFVGIVSYDTQQTAGTPRNGSLLVSFSTYTLCPRPTIVTATGSNATEKVTVTFNGSNPLGKSIFYEVAISENPTFPPTGAHTFKTNTTSSSAGNIVFLINDVRNRLLTQYIRVQARNPAVSNWSPYSSVYNYDFTNGSAVLDPIVASNITPTSISLSWTGDVDNKYQAQYSLTSDFGSFTPGPKNFISSQLFSSLTENTTYYFRVITYNFSGALVIGTTPVSSAMTGVSFPSVAVASSNVFIASATYDVSETGVPDNHSYKIELATTPSFASGVSTFTVLTFLASDDSKSTSLGSLIGNTTYYSRVTAINHVGWVSPTTNPGPTIITRPDPVPPVSFKPATLTPTDSESRVKFTWGLGNNTPANTQFKVVLSSASDFALNASTAIVGPGVYEVLFSTNNFQPLISNNTYYAKVEVLDADAGRNQLSASVFASTVTKPIPPQNLQFIVVSTGNVQVGWTGDDSLRPGVHNAAPTQYEAWQGTIGTPLLNKLGPAVFQDANFTFETQGLQPNTTYVFTLITKGIGGWGDGNISVQSTVTWARRPQISFNSASTDTLTFQTALFLTGAQNPVGSLYTYECFLSTDVSFLNVQASSTTSNVFATLGGLQAGALYKARAYITDHAGRQTLFSAPTNGYTFANPPDLIDFTVGDLSTGAVTVNWTHNGNNTDSTYKIYVDSAPIASTGGTSYTHTFPSGGAFDKTIPNSTHSFRVETELLPGNFFQPSAPSAIYSTATLANVPLAVLPSRTLSATRVQLKILNLNNPEYTDFAILLRSTDAVLMNYFNTVVETPRSPPLSGWPFRTRRSPYGENSLRGLNLRADRHTPSQPIIFRWTG